DNA sequence from the Corynebacterium freneyi genome:
CAGGTCAACGGGGACGTCGACATTCGCCGCGGTCGTCAGCTGCGGGCCGGAGACGTCGTGACCGTCGCAGGCGTCTCCGCCCGCGTCGCCCGCGCCGAAGACGTCGACGACGACTACTTCGACGAGGCCACCGCCGACGACGACTTCGACCCGGAAAAGTGGCGCAACGTCCAGTTCTAGTACGCGGGCGGTCGAATGCCGGTCGTGCGGCTTAGCTGACCCGCCACAATGCTTCTCGGTTCCAGCCCGGCGTGAAACCCATCTCGGTTTCGGGCGTGAATCCGCTTCCGGCGGGGAACTTCTTCATCAACGTCGTCAACTCACTGGCGAAACGCGAGTTCGGGTTGACGCGCCGGACGAGGTAGCCCGTGATTGCGACCAGAAAGTAGATCTTGTTCGGATCGGCGCCTTGCAGGT
Encoded proteins:
- a CDS encoding RNA-binding S4 domain-containing protein encodes the protein MEPFDVAIRDESIRLGQFLKLANLVETGGLAKEVIAEGQVQVNGDVDIRRGRQLRAGDVVTVAGVSARVARAEDVDDDYFDEATADDDFDPEKWRNVQF